A stretch of the Arachis stenosperma cultivar V10309 chromosome 6, arast.V10309.gnm1.PFL2, whole genome shotgun sequence genome encodes the following:
- the LOC130936186 gene encoding ethylene-responsive transcription factor ERF016-like: MSTTMTTTPNIDSTLQNSTLNRVVDSSSSSCKMYKGVRKRKWGKWVSEIRLPNSRERIWLGSYDTQQKAARAFDAALYCLRGRHASFNFPDTPLHLEINNVSHYHSLSHHEIQQVASKFANNFDAEEEEEPSSQNGANSASSVCDYDGSNNNNDNNNNNDNNNVQVDHGDMDWTFLNVLDDQNDSNFDNTIGYDFGLYYGGIDKVHSGEFLYTTTPPTTFEDNNNGDADDDALSNHSFLWSWNF, translated from the coding sequence ATGTCTACTACCATGACTACTACACCTAACATTGATTCAACCTTGCAAAACTCTACTTTGAACAGAGTCGTAGATTCTAGTTCAAGTAGTTGCAAGATGTACAAAGGTGTGAGGAAGAGGAAATGGGGCAAATGGGTATCGGAGATTAGGCTTCCCAACAGCCGAGAACGGATATGGTTGGGTTCTTATGACACCCAACAAAAGGCGGCTAGAGCCTTCGACGCCGCCCTCTACTGCCTTCGCGGCCGCCACGCCAGTTTCAACTTCCCCGACACGCCTCTTCATTTGGAGATCAACAATGTAAGTCACTACCATTCTCTCTCCCACCATGAAATTCAACAAGTTGCGTCCAAATTCGCCAATAATTTTGAtgctgaggaagaagaggaaccGTCATCACAAAATGGCGCTAATAGTGCAAGCTCTGTGTGTGATTATGATGggagtaataataataatgataataacaacaacaatgatAATAATAACGTGCAAGTGGACCATGGGGACATGGATTGGACATTTTTGAACGTGTTGGATGATCAAAATGATTCCAATTTTGATAACACTATTGGCTATGATTTTGGCCTCTACTATGGAGGGATAGATAAGGTGCACTCAGGTGAGTTTTTGTATACTACTACACCACCAACAACTTTTGAGGATAACAATAATGGTGATGCTGATGATGATGCTCTTTCTAACCATTCATTCCTTTGGAGTTGGAATTTTTGA